The region CCCGCTACCTGGCATGCGATGGGAACTCGGTAGCCCACCTCTTCGTCAGGGCCCATGTCGAACAGGGATTCCTGGACGCCGCGCGGCTGATGCTTCTCAGCTGCGTGCAGCTCATTGTCGCCAAAGAGCGAATCGCTGTTGTTGTCGACCATAAAAATTCTCCCGTGGTAGTTTCACTGCCGTTATTTATCTTTCGCCAAGGTTAATCGGCTGTCAATACAACAAAGCTCGACACGCCGAAGCCCTAAACCTAAAGTTAAAGTTTAAACTTTGGCTCGACAGTTGCCCCAGTTCACCACAGCTTTTTACAGCTTTAACAATTTTTTCAAAAATCTAGGCCCAACAAGAAAACCCCCATTGTGGGGGTGATTTATCTTTATCATGGAAAACATCAACCACAATTCGCCACTGGTTTCACACCAATAACGCGGTCGGGATTAGTTTTCGCTATCTCCAGACTCTCCCGAATCCCGCGGGTTCCTATCTTCCTCGGGCTTCTGCGCGAAGTAGTCCGCATCGATAGTGTCCAAGAACTCGGCGAACTCCTCTACCGAGGCCTCCATCGAGCTCGCTTCCTCATCGTCGGTAAGCGAACCGCCGTTAGTGGCGACGAGGCGCGCGGGGACTGCGACCGAGTCGACGACATCCCGCGCGACGTAGAGCGGAATTTCAAGGAGGTCAGCGATGAGGATGAGATCCGAAGGGCGCATGTCCACCTCGATGTCGCCCTCGAATACGAGAGAAGCGATGAAAACTCCCTCATGAACGCCTGTGATCTGCCCGCGGAGAGCGTGTTGGCCGGCGAGCTCGATGCCGTCTACAAAGACCTCGTGCATGCCGGGGCGACGCTGAGAGCTACGCGAGTCCCGCGCTGCGAAGAGAGCGGCTTCCGCCACACCAATCCAGATGGGGACGATGCGGTTATCTGCTTCGTCATGCAGAAGCAGCACCGGGTCATCCTCTGGAGGGTGCGCCATCCAGTCCAGGAACTTGACTTCGACGAGGTTTGAACCCAACTTCTACTTACCCAGTTCGTTGTTAACCTGGCGCTTGACCAGGGTTCCGTGCAGTGTGACCAGCAGCGCAGTCATCTCGCGGCCCATCTCGACGGCCTTCTGCTGGCCGGAGGCAGCGCGGGACTTGCGCATCGGGCTAGCAGCCAGCGCGACCAGATCGGCTTCACGAGTGGCTGCTGTTCGGACCGTCTTCAGATGACGGGCATCCAGACCGAACTCGGAGAGCTTCACCGCGGTCTCGGCGACCAGCAGGTCATCGCCGTCGAACATGTCCATCGTGTCCGGGGTCAAAAGCCCAACACGAACCAGCTCCGAGACGAAGTCCACCGCGCAGCCGGCGCGCTCCGCCAGCTCAGCGCGTGAAAGAGAAACGACAGCGGCCTCGCGGAACTGATCCGCGGTGACCAGCGGCGTAACCGATGCCAGGCCATCGCCCGCGGCATTACCCGCATCAATTTCGTCGAGCTGCTCCTTGATGACCTTCAGCGGCAGGTAATTATCGCGTTGAACAGTCAGGATATAGCGCAGCCGGTCGATATCCGACTGGCTGTAGCGGCGGTAGCCCGAAGAACTGCGAGACGGGCACAGCAGCCCCTCCGACTCTAGGAAGCGAATCTTCGACAGCGTGACATCCGGAAACTCAACCTTGACTTCCTTCAGCACAGCGCCGATGGTCTTCTTCTTACCCGTCGAACGCACCTGCGGTGCTGCGCTTGCCGACGCAGTCACCTGCGTCATCGCGGATTCGTGTACTGCTGCCACTGTGTGAACGCCTTCTCGTAAAAATGTACGGGTACCGGGGCTTTTCCGAAGCCCGCTACCCGCCAATAATTTTCTGGGCCGGGGCCGTTGTCTAGTAAAACACCCCCGGCGACTAGATACTAGTGCTTACCTACCGATGAGGAATACGAGGCGGAACTTACCGACCTGAACCTCGTCACCATTAGAGAGAACTGCGGAGTTCTTCGGCTCACGGTTAACGTAGGTGCCGTTGAGCGATCCCACGTCGACGACCTCAAACTGATCGCCGTCCTTGCGGAACTCCGCGTGACGACGGGACACGGTGACATCGTCGAGGAAGATGTCGCTGTCCGGGTGACGACCAGCCGTGGTAACAGCCTGGTCCAGCAGGAAACGGGAACCAGCGTTCGGTCCACGCTTAACAACGAGAAGAGCAGAGCCGGACGGCAGCCCCTCAACACCGGAGACAGCAGAGTCCTGACCTGCGCCGGATTCCATCTCCTTCAGCAAATCAGCACGGAAGACCGAGGTGGTCTCGACCGATGCCTCTGGCTGGCCGTTGTTGTTAGTCATAACTTTCCCTCCG is a window of Corynebacterium lactis RW2-5 DNA encoding:
- a CDS encoding bifunctional nuclease family protein; protein product: MGSNLVEVKFLDWMAHPPEDDPVLLLHDEADNRIVPIWIGVAEAALFAARDSRSSQRRPGMHEVFVDGIELAGQHALRGQITGVHEGVFIASLVFEGDIEVDMRPSDLILIADLLEIPLYVARDVVDSVAVPARLVATNGGSLTDDEEASSMEASVEEFAEFLDTIDADYFAQKPEEDRNPRDSGESGDSEN
- a CDS encoding MerR family transcriptional regulator; translation: MAAVHESAMTQVTASASAAPQVRSTGKKKTIGAVLKEVKVEFPDVTLSKIRFLESEGLLCPSRSSSGYRRYSQSDIDRLRYILTVQRDNYLPLKVIKEQLDEIDAGNAAGDGLASVTPLVTADQFREAAVVSLSRAELAERAGCAVDFVSELVRVGLLTPDTMDMFDGDDLLVAETAVKLSEFGLDARHLKTVRTAATREADLVALAASPMRKSRAASGQQKAVEMGREMTALLVTLHGTLVKRQVNNELGK
- the odhI gene encoding oxoglutarate dehydrogenase inhibitor Odhl, yielding MTNNNGQPEASVETTSVFRADLLKEMESGAGQDSAVSGVEGLPSGSALLVVKRGPNAGSRFLLDQAVTTAGRHPDSDIFLDDVTVSRRHAEFRKDGDQFEVVDVGSLNGTYVNREPKNSAVLSNGDEVQVGKFRLVFLIGR